The following proteins come from a genomic window of Gordonia westfalica:
- a CDS encoding low molecular weight phosphatase family protein → MNKPSVLFVCVKNGGKSQMAAGLMRKAAGDAVEVHSAGTKPGAAVNALSAQSLLEVGVDITAETPKAIDPQLLRAVDVVVTLGREAHVDPVPGTRFENWDTDEPSERGIDGIDRMRLVRDDIAARVDRLAAQLTAPTHP, encoded by the coding sequence GTGAACAAACCTTCGGTGCTGTTCGTCTGCGTGAAGAACGGCGGCAAGTCCCAGATGGCGGCCGGGCTGATGCGCAAGGCCGCCGGCGACGCGGTCGAGGTGCACTCGGCCGGCACCAAGCCTGGCGCCGCGGTCAACGCCCTGTCCGCGCAGTCGCTTCTCGAGGTCGGCGTGGACATCACCGCCGAGACCCCGAAGGCGATCGACCCGCAGCTGCTGCGGGCAGTCGACGTGGTGGTCACCCTCGGCCGCGAGGCCCACGTCGATCCCGTCCCGGGGACCCGGTTCGAGAACTGGGACACCGACGAGCCGTCCGAACGCGGCATCGACGGCATCGACCGCATGCGCCTGGTCCGCGACGACATCGCCGCCCGCGTCGACCGGCTCGCCGCCCAGCTCACGGCCCCCACCCACCCCTGA
- a CDS encoding arsenate reductase ArsC: protein MSQHVDRHQSELLVPEAVLRRAAEHLAGRYVGVFSPETVERTVFESYAALRETATVHTHLTALAPRLAAERLTARAHTDGSVVKTAPEVLFVCAHNTGRSQMAAALLDHHSGGRVHVHSAGSAPTGGIDPAVLAVMAETGIDLAAAYPKPLTDEVVAVADVVVTLGCGDACPVHPGTRYLDWSVPDPEGQSPHMVRAIRDEIDIRVRGLLTELTTTTQA, encoded by the coding sequence ATGTCCCAGCATGTCGACCGCCATCAGTCCGAACTACTCGTCCCCGAGGCGGTCCTGCGGCGGGCCGCCGAGCATCTCGCCGGCAGATACGTCGGGGTCTTCTCCCCGGAAACGGTGGAGCGGACGGTGTTCGAGTCGTACGCCGCGCTCCGCGAGACCGCCACGGTGCACACCCATCTGACGGCGCTCGCGCCCAGGCTGGCCGCCGAACGCCTCACCGCCCGCGCCCACACCGACGGTTCCGTGGTGAAGACGGCGCCCGAGGTGCTGTTCGTCTGCGCCCACAACACCGGCCGCTCGCAGATGGCGGCGGCGCTGCTCGACCACCACAGCGGCGGCCGTGTCCACGTCCATTCGGCGGGCTCGGCCCCGACCGGCGGGATCGATCCCGCCGTCCTCGCGGTGATGGCCGAAACCGGAATCGACCTGGCCGCCGCGTATCCCAAGCCGCTGACCGACGAGGTCGTCGCCGTCGCCGACGTGGTGGTCACCCTGGGCTGCGGCGACGCCTGCCCGGTCCATCCGGGCACACGGTATCTCGACTGGTCGGTACCCGACCCGGAAGGGCAATCGCCGCACATGGTGCGCGCGATCCGCGACGAGATCGATATTCGTGTCCGCGGCCTGCTCACCGAACTCACCACCACCACCCAGGCCTGA
- the arsB gene encoding ACR3 family arsenite efflux transporter, with protein MTETTTHPAVVGKLSTLDRFLPVWIGVAMVAGLLLGRMIPGLGDALGAVELDGISLPIALGLLIMMYPVLAKVRYDRLDTVTGDRKLLLGSLLLNWVLGPALMFALAWIFLPDLPEYRTGLIIVGLARCIAMVIIWNDLACGDREAAAVLVAINSVFQVIMFAVLGWFYLSVLPGWLGLEQTTIDTSPWQIAKSVLIFLGIPLLAGFLTRHFGEKAKGREWYEERFLPKIGPWALYGLLFTIVILFALQGDQITSQPLDVVRIAIPLLAYFAIMWGGGYALGAAMGLGYERTTTLAFTAAGNNFELAIAVAIATYGVTSGQALAGVVGPLIEVPVLVGLVYVSLALRKRFNRTDSPAPIAS; from the coding sequence GTGACCGAGACGACCACCCATCCCGCTGTTGTCGGCAAGCTCTCGACCCTGGACCGGTTCCTGCCGGTGTGGATCGGTGTGGCGATGGTCGCCGGCCTGCTCCTGGGCCGGATGATCCCCGGCCTCGGTGACGCACTCGGGGCCGTCGAACTCGACGGCATCTCCCTGCCGATCGCGCTCGGTCTGCTGATCATGATGTACCCGGTCCTCGCGAAGGTGCGCTACGACCGCCTCGACACCGTCACCGGCGACCGCAAACTCCTCCTCGGCTCCCTGCTGCTGAACTGGGTCCTCGGCCCGGCGCTGATGTTCGCGCTCGCCTGGATCTTCCTGCCCGACCTGCCCGAATACCGGACCGGTCTGATCATCGTCGGCCTCGCGCGCTGCATCGCGATGGTCATCATCTGGAACGACCTCGCCTGCGGCGACCGCGAAGCGGCCGCCGTCCTGGTCGCGATCAACTCCGTCTTCCAGGTAATCATGTTCGCCGTCCTCGGCTGGTTCTACCTCTCGGTGCTGCCCGGCTGGCTGGGCCTCGAACAGACCACCATCGACACCTCACCGTGGCAGATCGCCAAGTCCGTACTGATCTTCCTCGGCATCCCGCTGCTCGCCGGGTTCCTCACCCGCCACTTCGGGGAGAAGGCCAAGGGCCGCGAGTGGTACGAGGAGCGGTTCCTGCCGAAGATCGGCCCCTGGGCGCTCTACGGCCTGCTGTTCACCATCGTGATCCTCTTCGCGCTACAGGGCGACCAGATCACCTCGCAGCCACTCGATGTCGTCCGGATCGCGATCCCGCTGCTCGCGTACTTCGCGATCATGTGGGGCGGCGGCTACGCACTCGGCGCCGCAATGGGACTGGGCTACGAGCGCACCACCACCCTCGCGTTCACCGCCGCGGGCAACAACTTCGAGCTCGCCATCGCGGTCGCCATCGCCACCTACGGCGTCACCTCCGGCCAGGCCCTCGCCGGGGTCGTCGGACCGCTGATCGAGGTCCCCGTCCTCGTCGGCCTGGTCTACGTCTCCCTCGCGCTACGCAAACGCTTCAACCGCACGGACTCTCCCGCACCCATCGCTTCGTGA
- a CDS encoding arsenate reductase ArsC — MTTDSPNATPSVLFVCVHNAGRSQMAAGFLTALAGDRIEVRSAGSAPADQVNPAATLAMAEVGIDISTQSPKILTVDAVQASDVVITMGCGDTCPVFPGKSYRDWVLEDPAGQGVDAVRPIRDEIKAKVEALIAELTAEPARS; from the coding sequence ATGACCACCGATTCCCCGAACGCCACTCCGTCGGTCCTGTTCGTCTGCGTGCACAACGCCGGCCGCTCCCAGATGGCCGCCGGATTCCTCACCGCGCTGGCCGGTGACCGGATCGAGGTCCGCTCCGCGGGCAGCGCCCCGGCCGACCAGGTCAACCCCGCCGCGACCCTGGCGATGGCCGAGGTCGGCATCGACATCTCGACGCAGTCCCCGAAGATCCTCACCGTGGACGCGGTACAGGCCTCCGACGTGGTGATCACGATGGGCTGCGGCGACACGTGCCCGGTCTTCCCCGGAAAGTCCTACCGCGACTGGGTTCTCGAGGATCCGGCCGGTCAGGGTGTCGACGCGGTCCGCCCGATTCGTGACGAGATCAAGGCGAAGGTCGAGGCGCTGATCGCAGAACTGACCGCCGAGCCCGCCCGTTCCTGA
- the lspA gene encoding signal peptidase II, whose product MTYAEPTTSTSARWRRGRRTLVAVAVALAAIALVVDPIARDTLSWGRTVDLGLLQLRLTYNTGVAFSLGDQLPTAVVLAATAAITATISVFAWRTAPDSHPIQTVGLAAIVAGAAANVIDRLLDGKVTDYFHTGWFATFNIADTYITCGVVLVIGALLLESNEDHSP is encoded by the coding sequence ATGACCTACGCCGAGCCCACCACCTCGACCTCAGCCAGGTGGCGCCGCGGCCGCCGCACCCTCGTCGCGGTCGCCGTCGCCTTAGCTGCGATCGCGCTGGTCGTCGATCCGATTGCACGCGACACTCTTTCCTGGGGTCGGACCGTCGATCTCGGCCTGCTGCAACTGCGCCTGACCTACAACACCGGGGTCGCTTTCAGTCTCGGCGACCAACTCCCCACCGCCGTCGTTCTTGCCGCCACCGCGGCCATCACCGCCACGATCAGTGTGTTCGCGTGGCGTACCGCACCGGACAGTCACCCGATCCAGACCGTCGGGCTCGCCGCGATCGTCGCCGGCGCCGCCGCCAACGTCATCGACCGTCTTCTCGACGGCAAGGTCACCGACTACTTCCACACCGGATGGTTCGCCACCTTCAATATCGCCGACACCTACATCACCTGCGGCGTCGTCCTCGTCATCGGCGCATTGCTCCTCGAATCCAACGAGGACCACTCACCATGA
- the arsA gene encoding arsenical pump-driving ATPase, with the protein MKFLDGAPRFLFFTGKGGVGKTSIACASAVALTREGKKVLLVSTDPASNVGQVFGLSIGNTITDVPAVPGLSALEIDPEQAADAYRERIIGPVRGLLPEKELASITEQLSGSCTTEIASFNEFTALLTDETTIAGFDHVLFDTAPTGHTIRLLQLPGSWTEFLDDGKGDASCLGPLSGLEKQRTIYAGAVAALADPQRTRLVLVARPQRSPLAEIARTHTELADIGLTEQHVVINGVLPAPDRSDALASAIYDREQAALAALPGDLRKLPLDQVELKATSMVGIDALGTLFITESNTAPAQADSETAAAVPEAPLSALVDELAADDHGLIMCMGKGGVGKTTIAAAVAVALAERGHQVHLTTTDPAAHLTDTLAGNLENLTVSRIDPAEATAAYRDRVLTSKGAALDEQGRANLAEDLKSPCTEEVAVFQAFSRIIHESRRHFVVVDTAPTGHTLLLLDATGSYHREIARQMGENTNFTTPLMRLQNPDETKILIVTLAETTPRLEAETLHADLERAGIHPWAWVVNNSIAAAHPTSPLLRRRAGTEVVEISSITSTHNRSAIVPMLATEPVGINALNALTRPSETTQSNLPPT; encoded by the coding sequence ATGAAGTTCCTCGACGGTGCACCGCGGTTCCTGTTCTTCACCGGCAAGGGTGGGGTCGGGAAGACCTCGATCGCCTGCGCCTCCGCCGTCGCCCTCACCCGCGAGGGCAAGAAGGTCCTGCTCGTGAGCACCGACCCCGCCTCCAACGTGGGGCAGGTCTTCGGGCTGAGCATCGGCAACACAATCACCGACGTCCCTGCCGTCCCGGGACTCTCGGCGCTCGAGATCGACCCCGAACAGGCCGCCGACGCGTACCGCGAACGCATCATCGGCCCCGTCCGTGGGCTGCTCCCCGAGAAGGAACTCGCGTCGATCACCGAACAGCTCTCCGGGTCGTGCACCACCGAGATCGCCTCGTTCAACGAGTTCACCGCGCTGCTGACCGACGAGACCACGATCGCCGGGTTTGACCACGTCCTGTTCGACACCGCCCCCACCGGCCACACAATCCGGTTGCTGCAGCTGCCCGGGTCGTGGACCGAATTCCTCGACGACGGCAAGGGCGACGCCTCCTGCCTGGGCCCGCTGTCCGGGCTCGAGAAGCAACGCACCATCTACGCCGGCGCCGTCGCCGCCCTGGCCGACCCGCAGCGTACCCGCCTGGTCCTGGTCGCCCGGCCGCAGCGGTCCCCGCTGGCCGAGATCGCCCGCACCCACACCGAACTCGCCGACATCGGACTGACCGAGCAGCACGTCGTCATCAACGGTGTCCTCCCCGCCCCCGACCGCAGCGACGCCTTGGCCTCCGCGATCTACGACCGCGAACAGGCCGCCCTCGCCGCCCTACCGGGCGACCTGCGGAAGCTGCCCCTCGACCAGGTCGAGCTCAAGGCCACCAGCATGGTCGGCATCGACGCCCTGGGCACCCTGTTCATCACCGAGTCGAACACCGCACCGGCACAGGCCGATTCCGAGACCGCTGCCGCCGTGCCGGAAGCGCCGCTGTCCGCGCTCGTCGACGAACTCGCCGCCGACGACCACGGCCTGATCATGTGCATGGGCAAGGGCGGGGTCGGGAAGACCACCATCGCCGCCGCCGTGGCCGTCGCGCTCGCCGAGCGCGGCCACCAGGTGCACCTGACCACCACCGACCCGGCCGCGCACCTCACCGACACCCTCGCCGGCAACCTCGAGAACCTGACCGTCTCGCGGATCGATCCGGCTGAGGCTACCGCCGCGTACCGGGACCGGGTCCTGACCAGCAAGGGCGCCGCCCTCGACGAGCAGGGCCGCGCCAACCTCGCCGAGGACCTCAAGTCCCCGTGCACCGAGGAAGTCGCTGTCTTCCAGGCCTTCTCCCGCATCATCCACGAATCCCGCCGGCACTTCGTCGTCGTCGACACCGCCCCCACCGGCCACACCTTGCTCCTGCTCGATGCGACCGGCTCCTACCACCGCGAGATCGCCCGGCAGATGGGCGAGAACACGAACTTCACCACCCCACTGATGCGGCTGCAGAATCCCGACGAGACCAAGATCCTCATCGTCACCCTCGCCGAAACCACACCCCGCCTCGAAGCCGAAACACTGCACGCCGACCTCGAACGCGCCGGGATCCACCCGTGGGCCTGGGTGGTCAACAACTCGATCGCTGCAGCTCACCCGACATCACCGCTGCTCCGACGGCGTGCCGGGACAGAAGTCGTCGAGATCAGCTCCATCACCAGCACACACAACCGGAGTGCGATCGTGCCGATGCTGGCCACTGAACCTGTAGGGATCAACGCACTGAATGCACTGACCCGCCCGTCCGAGACGACCCAGTCGAACCTCCCGCCGACCTAG
- a CDS encoding ArsR/SmtB family transcription factor, which yields MTIDRADGCLTAGSTGSTLDAAVALFHSLSDGTRLAIVRRLAAGEARVADLVGELGLAQSTVSAHVACLRDCGLVTGRPQGRQVFYALARPELMDLLASAETLLAATGNAVALCPNYGTDAEEKS from the coding sequence ATGACGATTGATCGTGCGGATGGTTGCCTGACAGCCGGGAGTACCGGCTCGACCCTCGATGCGGCGGTGGCGTTGTTCCACAGCCTGTCGGACGGGACCCGGTTGGCGATCGTGCGCCGCCTCGCTGCGGGTGAGGCTCGGGTGGCGGATCTGGTCGGCGAGTTGGGGTTGGCGCAGTCGACGGTGTCGGCGCATGTGGCGTGTCTGCGGGACTGCGGGCTGGTGACCGGCCGCCCGCAGGGGCGGCAGGTGTTCTATGCGCTGGCCCGGCCGGAGTTGATGGATCTTCTCGCCTCGGCGGAGACGCTGCTGGCGGCGACCGGGAACGCGGTCGCGTTGTGCCCGAACTACGGCACCGATGCCGAGGAGAAGTCATGA
- a CDS encoding heavy metal translocating P-type ATPase: MSDACGCGHDEPRPEGEEEHEPEKLWHITEIRAAAAAGVLLVAALIVRVTGGADALAVGFEAAALIVAGYTFVPSTLKRLAKGKIGVGTLMTIAAVGAVLLGEVGEAAMLAFLFAISEGLEEYAVTRTRRGLRALLSLVPDTATVLRGGREETVPPAELALGEIMIVKPGERIATDGVIRTGRTALDTSAITGESVPVEAGPGDEVFAGSINGTGVLEVEVTAGAQDNSLAKIVRIVEAEQSRKGEAQRLADKIAKPLVPAVMVAAAVIAAVGSLAGDPRVWIERALVVLVAASPCALAIAIPVTVVAAIGAASKLGVLVKGGAALEALGRIRTVALDKTGTLTRNQPVVIDVAAANGATRGDVLAVAAALEARSEHPLARAILAAVGHYVPADDVDAVTGAGLTGRIDGAPVRLGRPGWIDPGPLTADIERMQRAGATAVLIERAGTVIGAVAVRDELRPEAHEVIAGLRRDGYQVAMLTGDNDRTARALAADVGIDEVHADLRPEDKARIVGTLRAARPTAMVGDGVNDAPALATADLGIAMGAIGTDVAIETADVALMGEDLRHLPQALHHARRSRTIMLQNVGLSLAIITVLMPLALFGVLGLAAVVLVHEVAEIVVIANGVRAGRARTLTAATPSAITREPIAGTRS; this comes from the coding sequence ATGAGCGACGCGTGCGGCTGCGGCCACGACGAACCCCGCCCCGAAGGCGAGGAAGAACACGAGCCCGAAAAGCTCTGGCACATCACCGAGATCCGCGCCGCCGCCGCGGCCGGCGTGCTGCTGGTCGCGGCGCTGATCGTTCGCGTGACCGGCGGAGCCGATGCGCTCGCTGTGGGGTTCGAGGCGGCCGCGCTGATCGTGGCGGGTTACACGTTCGTCCCGTCCACGCTCAAGAGGCTGGCCAAGGGCAAGATCGGCGTCGGCACGCTGATGACGATTGCCGCCGTCGGAGCGGTGCTGCTCGGCGAGGTCGGCGAGGCCGCCATGCTCGCGTTCCTGTTCGCGATCAGCGAGGGGCTCGAGGAGTACGCGGTCACCCGCACCCGCCGCGGCCTGCGGGCCCTGTTGTCCCTGGTCCCGGACACCGCCACGGTGCTCCGCGGCGGCCGCGAGGAGACCGTCCCGCCGGCCGAGCTCGCTCTCGGCGAGATCATGATCGTCAAGCCCGGGGAGCGGATCGCGACCGACGGCGTCATCCGCACCGGACGCACCGCCCTGGACACCTCCGCGATCACCGGCGAATCGGTGCCCGTCGAGGCCGGTCCCGGCGACGAGGTGTTCGCCGGGTCGATCAACGGCACCGGAGTCCTCGAGGTCGAGGTCACCGCTGGCGCGCAAGACAACTCGCTGGCCAAGATCGTGCGGATCGTCGAGGCCGAGCAGTCCCGCAAGGGCGAAGCGCAACGCCTGGCCGACAAGATAGCCAAGCCGCTTGTCCCGGCCGTGATGGTCGCGGCCGCGGTCATCGCCGCAGTCGGCAGCCTCGCCGGTGATCCGCGGGTGTGGATCGAACGCGCCCTCGTCGTGCTCGTCGCCGCCTCACCGTGCGCGCTGGCGATTGCCATCCCCGTGACGGTCGTCGCCGCGATCGGCGCCGCGTCCAAGCTCGGCGTCCTGGTCAAGGGCGGTGCCGCCCTCGAAGCACTCGGCCGCATCCGCACCGTCGCGCTGGACAAGACCGGCACTCTCACCCGCAACCAGCCCGTCGTGATCGACGTCGCCGCCGCTAACGGCGCCACCCGCGGCGACGTCCTCGCGGTGGCCGCGGCGTTGGAGGCCCGCAGCGAACACCCGCTGGCCCGAGCGATTCTCGCCGCCGTCGGCCACTACGTGCCCGCCGACGATGTCGATGCCGTGACCGGCGCGGGCCTGACCGGCCGCATCGACGGCGCACCGGTTCGGCTCGGTCGACCCGGCTGGATCGACCCCGGCCCCCTCACCGCCGACATCGAACGGATGCAGCGTGCCGGCGCCACCGCGGTCCTGATCGAGCGCGCCGGAACCGTGATTGGGGCGGTCGCCGTCCGCGATGAACTCCGCCCCGAGGCACACGAGGTGATCGCCGGCCTGCGCCGCGACGGCTACCAGGTCGCGATGCTCACCGGCGACAACGACCGCACCGCCCGCGCCCTGGCCGCCGACGTCGGCATCGACGAAGTGCACGCCGACCTGCGCCCCGAGGACAAGGCCCGCATCGTCGGAACCCTCCGCGCTGCGCGACCGACCGCGATGGTCGGCGACGGAGTAAATGACGCCCCCGCCCTCGCCACCGCAGACCTCGGTATCGCGATGGGCGCAATAGGAACCGACGTGGCGATCGAGACTGCCGACGTCGCTCTGATGGGCGAGGACCTGCGCCACCTACCTCAGGCGCTGCACCACGCGCGCCGGTCTCGGACGATCATGCTGCAGAACGTCGGCCTGTCCCTGGCGATCATCACCGTCTTGATGCCGCTGGCCCTGTTCGGTGTCCTCGGCCTGGCCGCGGTCGTCCTCGTCCACGAAGTCGCCGAGATCGTCGTCATCGCCAACGGCGTCCGCGCCGGACGCGCCCGAACCCTCACCGCAGCGACACCCTCGGCGATCACGCGCGAACCGATCGCCGGGACTCGGTCATGA
- the trxB gene encoding thioredoxin-disulfide reductase — MSTDATIHDLIIVGSGPAGYTAGVYAARAELEPLLFEGTQFGGSLMTTTEVENFPGFREGIMGPDLMDEMREQAKRFGADIRTEDVEEIELDGPVKKVVANGETYYARAVILAMGAAARYLGIPGEEKLLGRGVSACATCDGFFFRDQDIVVVGGGDSAMEEATFLTKFARSVTLVHRREEFRASRIMLERAKANEKIRFVTNAEPVEVPGENSVTGLVVRDTVTGERSTLDVTGMFVAIGHDPRSELVKGQVDVDAAGYVQVQSPTTATSTEGVFAAGDLVDHTYRQAITAAGTGCAAAIDAERWLADQGEITENTLAAAGEPVTV, encoded by the coding sequence TTGAGTACTGACGCGACCATCCACGACCTGATCATCGTCGGCTCCGGACCCGCCGGATACACGGCCGGCGTCTACGCCGCCCGCGCGGAGCTCGAGCCCCTGCTCTTCGAGGGCACCCAGTTCGGCGGCTCGCTGATGACCACCACCGAGGTGGAGAACTTCCCCGGCTTCCGCGAGGGCATCATGGGCCCGGATCTCATGGACGAGATGCGCGAGCAGGCCAAGCGTTTCGGCGCGGACATCCGCACCGAGGACGTCGAGGAGATCGAGCTGGACGGCCCGGTCAAGAAGGTCGTCGCGAACGGTGAGACGTACTACGCCCGCGCCGTCATTCTTGCGATGGGTGCCGCTGCCCGCTACCTCGGTATCCCGGGGGAGGAGAAGCTCCTCGGCCGCGGCGTCAGCGCCTGCGCCACCTGCGACGGCTTCTTCTTCCGCGACCAGGACATCGTCGTGGTCGGCGGCGGCGACTCCGCGATGGAGGAGGCCACCTTCCTGACCAAGTTCGCCCGCAGCGTCACCCTCGTGCACCGCCGCGAGGAGTTCCGCGCGTCCCGGATCATGCTCGAGCGCGCCAAGGCGAACGAGAAGATCCGCTTCGTCACCAACGCCGAGCCGGTCGAGGTGCCGGGTGAGAACAGCGTCACCGGCCTGGTGGTCCGCGACACGGTCACCGGCGAGCGGTCCACGCTCGACGTCACCGGCATGTTCGTCGCCATCGGCCACGACCCGCGCAGCGAGCTCGTCAAGGGCCAGGTCGACGTCGACGCCGCCGGCTACGTCCAGGTGCAGTCGCCGACCACCGCCACCTCCACCGAGGGTGTCTTCGCGGCCGGCGACCTGGTCGACCACACCTACCGTCAGGCCATCACCGCGGCCGGCACCGGCTGTGCCGCCGCGATCGACGCCGAGCGCTGGCTGGCCGACCAGGGGGAGATCACCGAGAACACCCTCGCCGCCGCGGGCGAGCCCGTCACCGTCTGA
- the arsD gene encoding arsenite efflux transporter metallochaperone ArsD → MTRIEVFEPALCCNTGVCGDDVDQALVTFTADMDWINTQGGDIARFNLANEPLAFAEREPVKAFLQLSGSEGLPLVLVDGVTAVTGRYPDRAQLAKWAGIAPEPVAAPAAIQMLGLTDTTDAGSCCGDGPDNTSCC, encoded by the coding sequence ATGACCCGTATCGAGGTTTTCGAGCCCGCACTGTGCTGCAACACCGGAGTGTGCGGCGACGACGTCGACCAGGCCCTGGTCACCTTCACCGCCGACATGGACTGGATCAACACCCAGGGCGGCGACATCGCCCGCTTCAACCTCGCCAATGAGCCCCTCGCCTTCGCCGAGCGGGAACCGGTCAAGGCGTTCCTGCAGCTCTCCGGCTCAGAGGGCCTGCCCCTCGTCCTCGTCGACGGCGTCACCGCCGTCACCGGCCGCTACCCCGACCGCGCCCAGCTCGCCAAGTGGGCCGGCATCGCCCCCGAACCGGTGGCCGCGCCCGCCGCGATCCAGATGCTCGGCCTCACCGACACCACCGACGCCGGATCCTGCTGCGGCGACGGCCCGGACAACACCAGCTGCTGCTGA
- a CDS encoding ArsO family NAD(P)H-dependent flavin-containing monooxygenase yields MMQQRSVTDMDVVVIGGGQAGLAAGYYLRRAGHRFVILDDQPVPGGAWPHTWPSLRLFSPAEFAALPGWPMPPWPDGFPPASHVVDYFTAYEERYDLPIKRPVRVTGVDRDGQHLAVTTNQRIWRARRVISATGTWQQPFWPLYPGAREFTGRQLHTVDYRQPSDFAGARVVIVGGGNSAAQLVAEISTVATTTWVTTRPPRFLADDVDGRVLFQVASERAAAIAAGKPDPGGPASLGDIVMVPEVREARDRGVLQALPMFDRLTRDGVAWGNTVQHADVIVWATGFRPALAHLRPLRLREHDGTIAVSGTKALKEPRLHLLGYGDWTGPGSATILGVGRTAKAAVAQLDLDD; encoded by the coding sequence ATGATGCAGCAGCGATCGGTGACCGACATGGATGTGGTCGTGATCGGTGGCGGACAGGCCGGGCTCGCCGCGGGCTACTACCTGCGGCGAGCCGGGCACCGGTTCGTGATCCTCGACGACCAACCGGTACCCGGCGGGGCATGGCCACACACGTGGCCGTCGCTGCGGCTGTTCTCCCCGGCGGAGTTCGCGGCCCTGCCGGGATGGCCGATGCCGCCGTGGCCGGACGGTTTCCCGCCCGCCTCGCACGTGGTCGACTACTTCACCGCCTACGAGGAGCGCTACGACCTGCCGATCAAGCGGCCCGTCCGGGTCACCGGTGTGGACCGCGACGGGCAGCACCTCGCCGTCACCACGAACCAACGGATCTGGCGGGCCCGGCGGGTGATCAGCGCGACCGGCACCTGGCAGCAACCGTTCTGGCCGCTGTACCCGGGTGCGCGGGAGTTCACCGGCCGCCAACTCCACACGGTCGACTACCGGCAACCGTCGGACTTCGCTGGCGCCCGGGTGGTGATCGTCGGTGGCGGCAACTCCGCCGCCCAGCTCGTCGCCGAAATCTCCACCGTGGCCACCACCACGTGGGTGACGACCCGGCCACCCCGCTTCCTCGCCGACGACGTCGACGGGCGGGTGCTGTTCCAGGTCGCATCCGAGCGCGCCGCGGCGATCGCCGCCGGGAAACCCGATCCCGGCGGACCGGCTTCCCTCGGCGACATCGTCATGGTGCCCGAGGTGCGTGAGGCCCGCGATCGTGGTGTCCTGCAGGCGCTACCGATGTTCGACCGTCTCACCCGAGACGGCGTCGCCTGGGGAAACACGGTTCAGCACGCCGATGTCATTGTGTGGGCCACCGGCTTTCGGCCCGCGCTGGCCCACCTGCGTCCGCTGCGGTTGCGCGAGCACGACGGCACGATCGCCGTCTCGGGCACGAAGGCGCTCAAGGAGCCCCGCCTGCACCTGCTCGGCTACGGGGACTGGACCGGCCCCGGCTCGGCGACCATCCTCGGCGTCGGACGCACTGCCAAAGCTGCAGTCGCCCAACTCGACCTCGACGACTGA
- a CDS encoding ArsR/SmtB family transcription factor, whose protein sequence is MSNQSSSGVEACCSPITREPLTSDWASDLARMFKALGDPVRLRMLSLIASHENGESCVCDISPAFELSQPTISHHLKVLREAGLLDCERRGTWVYYRVIPSALAQLSAVLASEVGVVEGSACVPAAAVVEVAR, encoded by the coding sequence ATGTCGAATCAATCGTCGAGTGGGGTCGAGGCCTGCTGCTCGCCCATCACGCGGGAGCCGTTGACCTCAGATTGGGCCTCTGACCTGGCCCGGATGTTCAAGGCGCTCGGGGATCCGGTGCGTCTGCGGATGCTGAGTCTGATCGCCAGCCACGAGAACGGCGAGAGCTGTGTGTGCGACATCTCCCCGGCGTTCGAGCTGTCGCAGCCGACGATCTCGCATCACCTCAAGGTGTTGCGCGAGGCCGGTCTGCTCGACTGTGAGCGCCGCGGCACCTGGGTCTACTACCGGGTGATCCCGTCCGCGCTCGCGCAGTTGTCGGCGGTGCTGGCGTCCGAGGTCGGTGTCGTCGAAGGCTCGGCCTGCGTGCCCGCAGCTGCGGTCGTGGAGGTGGCCCGGTGA